GCGTCGCCTCCGTCCGTGAATACGCTCTGGGCGATCTGCAGCGCTTTCGTCATCGCCGGGGTGCCCCCGAACATCGACATCTGCAGGATCACCTCGGCGATCTCCCGCTCGCTCGCGCCGGCTTCCAGCGCGTGGCGGATGGTGAGCTTGAGTTGCGGCTCGGCCTGCGCGCCCAGCACCGTCATGGCGGCGATGTTCAGCAGAAGGCGCGTCTTGCTGTCGAGCCCTTCCGGGTTCAGCGTCTTGCCGAAAGCCATCTCCATGAAGCTCTGGGAGAGCGTGGGCATCAGATCCTCAAAACCGGCCGCTTTGGCGTAATTGGCCATGGCCGGGTTGAAGGCCTTGGCCATCTCCTGGCTCTGCTCCATGAAGGCTTCGAAGATCTTGGTGAAATCGCTGGTCATCGGTAGGGCGCATCCATTTCGAGGTTGCGGGCGATCTCGGCTTCCCAGCGCTCACCGTTCGCAAGGAGCTTGTCCTTGTTGTAGAAAAGCTCTTCGCGGGTCTCGGTGGCGAACTCGAAGTTTGGCCCTTCCACGATGGCATCCACCGGGCAGGCTTCCTGACAGAAGCCGCAGTAGATGCATTTGGTCATGTCGATGTCATACCGCGTGGTGCGGCGGGAGCCGTCATCGCGCGGCTCGGCATCGATGGTGATCGCCTGCGCCGGGCAGACGGCCTCGCAGAGCTTGCAGGCAATGCAGCGCTCTTCGCCGTTGGGGTAGCGGCGCAGGGCGTGTTCGCCCCGGAAACGCGGGCTGAGCGGCCCTTTTTCATGGGGGTAGTTCAGCGTCGATTTCGGCGCGAAGAAATACTTCAGCCCGAGCTTCATGCCCTGCCAGAAATCCTGCAGCAGGAAGTATTTCGCGGCGCGGTTGATGTCGATCTGGGTCATGTCAGCCCCCCACGGTCCAGCGGGCATAAGCGCCCCAGAATGCCCCGAACTGGGCGAAGAAAGCCACGATCACCACCCAAGCGAGCGAGAGCGGCAGGAAGACTTTCCAGCCGATCCGCATCAGTTGGTCATAGCGGTAGCGCGGCGTGATCGCCTTCACCATGGCGAAGAGGAAGAAAAAGAAGGCCATCTTGGCGACCATCCACAGCGGCCCATCCGGCAGGAAGGGCACCGGCGAGAGCCAGCCGCCGAAGAACAGCAGCGTGGTAAGCGCGCACATCAGGAAGATGGCGATATATTCGCCGGCCATGAACAGCAGGAAGGGCGTGGCGGAATATTCCACCTGATAGCCCGCAACGAGCTCGGATTCTGCTTCCGGCAGATCGAAGGGCGGGCGGTTGGTTTCAGCCAGCGCGGAGATGAAGAACAGGAAAACCATCGGCAGATGCGGCAGCCAGTACCAGCCGAAGAACCCCCAGCCGGTGTCCTGCGCGCGCACGATGTTACCGAAGTTCATCGAACCGGTGGTGATGATCACCCCGATGATGATCAACCCGATGGAGACCTCGTAGGAGATCATCTGCGCCGCAGAGCGCAGAGAGCCGAGGAAGGGATATTTCGAGTTCGACGCCCAACCGCCCATGATCACGCCGTAGACCTCCAGCGAGGAGACGGCGAAGACGTAGAGGATGGCGACGTTGATGTCGGAGAGCACCCAGGTGTCGTTGAAGGGGATCACCGCCCAGGCGATCATGGCCAGCACGAAGCTTGTCATGGGCGCGAGGAAGAACACGGGCTTATCCGCGCCTGCCGGCACAACCACTTCTTTTACAACGTATTTCAGCGCATCGGCCACCGATTGCAGCAGGCCGAAGGCGCCCACCACGTTGGGGCCGCGCCGCATCTGGACAGCCGCCCAGATCTTGCGGTCGCCATAGACGAGGAACAGCAGCGAGATCATCACGAAGCCGATCACCAAGAGGCATTGCGCCACGATGATCAGGGCGATCCCCGGTCCGGTCGAAAAGAAGTCAGCCATTGTCCCTCACACCGTCGGTATGCCGGTTTCGGCGCAGGTTTCCACTGCGGCCCCGGCATCGATTGTCTTCAATCCTTCGGGCAGCGCCGGCGAGATCGTGTAGACGGCATCTCCATACCAGACCCCCCGCTGCTCTGCCACATTCGTGCGCACGTGGCGCGCGTATCTGTAGCCACGGATCACCGTGTATTGCGCTGCCGCGCATTCGGCGTATTCCGCCACATCCTGATTGTCCCGCGCGCCCTGCATCGTGACGCGGAAACTCACCAGATCCCCGTCGAGCAGGCGCGTTTCGATGCCCTGATAGCTGGGCTCGAACGGCAGCTCGTCCCGGCTGACCGGTTCCGGCTCTGCACAGGCCGCCAGCAGGGCTGCGGCAGGTATGGCAAGCAAGGCCCGCATCTTATTCCGCCGCCACCTTGCCTTGCGCCCGCTCCGTTGCCAGCGCGGCCAACTCGCCCATCAGCGCCGAGGCGCGGGCGATCGGGTTCGTCAGGTAGAAGCTGTCCACCGCCGGGGCGAAATCGCCCGCGATCAGCTTACCGGCGCTCAACGAAGCACCTTCGTTCTCGATCACCTCGTCGATCCGCGCCAGATGCGGCACCGCCTCGATCAGCGCGGTGCGCAACTGCGCGAGGCTGTCGTAAGGCAGCTGTGCGCCGCACTCGGCAGAGAGCGCGCGCAGGATGGCCCAGTTTTCCTTGGCCTCACCCGGCGCGAAGCCCGCGCGCATGGCAAGCTGCGGGCGGCCTTCGGTGTTGACGAAAAGCCCGTTTTCTTCCGTATATGCCGCGCCCGGCAGGATCACATCGGCCCGATGCGCGCCACGATCGCCATGGCTGCCCTGATAGATCACGAAGGCCCCTGCGGCGATGTCCAGCTCGTCCGCGCCGAGGTTGTAGATCACATCCGCACCCTGCACGGCCCCCATGCCATCGGCATTGACGGCACCTACATCCATCGCGCCCACGCGGGCGGCGGCGGTGTGCAGGATCAGCAGGCCGCTTTCGGTGTTGGCGGCGATCTCCTGCGCGGCGGCCAGAACGGCTGCCCCGTCTTCGCCTTGCAAGGCACCCTGCCCCACGATCACGAGCGAGGCCTTGGCCTTGATCTCCGCATCGCCGCCCATGGCGACGACCTTCTCAAGCGCGGCGCGATCGGCACCGGCGTGATAGTAATTATACGTCAGATCAACGGCTTGCCCCACAAGCGCCACTTCCGCGCCGCGCGCCCAGGCGCGGCGGATGCGGGCGTTAAGCACTGGCGCTTCCTCGCGCGGGTTGGTGCCGATCAGTAGGATCCGCTCTGCCGCGTCGATGTCCTCGATGGCCGCCGTGCCCACATAAGCAGCACGGTTGCCAGCGGGCAGTTTCGCCCCGTCGGTGCGGCATTCCACAACGCCCCCCTTGGCCTCAACGAGCCCTTTCAGCGCGAAAGCGGCCTCGACCGGGGCCAGATCACCCACGAGGCCCACGAGTTTTTGCGCGCCGTTGATCGCTTCAGCCGCCTTGGCGAGCGCCTCGCCCCATGTGGAGGGCTTGAGCTTGCCGTCCACCCGGACATAGGGCTTATCGAGCCGCTGGCGGCGCAACCCGTCCCAGACGAAACGCGTCTTGTCGGAGATCCACTCCTCGTTCACGCCGTCATGGTTGCGCGGCAGCATCCGCATCACTTCGCGGCCCTTGGTGTCCACCCGGATGTTGGAACCGAGCGCATCCATCACGTCGATTGTTTCGGTCTTCGTCAGCTCCCAGGGCCGCGCCGTGAAGGCGTAGGGCTTGGAGGTGAGCGCGCCCACGGGGCAGAGATCGATGATGTTGCCCTGCAGGTTGCTGTCGAGCGTCTGGTTCAGGTAGCTCGTGATCTCGGCATCCTCGCCCCGGCCCGTCTGGCCCATCTGGGTGATGCCGGCCACTTCGGTGGTGAAGCGCACGCAGCGGGTGCAGGAGATGCAGCGCGTCATGTGGGTTTCCACAAGCGGGCCGAGGTTCAGATCCTCCACCGCGCGCTTGGGCTCGCGGAAGCGGGAGAAATCAACACCATAGGCCATGGCCTGATCCTGCAGATCACATTCGCCGCCCTGATCGCAGATCGGGCAATCCAGCGGGTGGTTGATCAGGAGGAACTCCATCACGCCCTCGCGGGCCTTCTTGACCATGGGCGAGTTGGTTTTCACCACCGGCGGCGCGCCTTCCGGCCCCGGGCGCAGATCGCGCACCTGCATCGCGCAG
The sequence above is drawn from the Pseudoruegeria sp. SHC-113 genome and encodes:
- a CDS encoding carboxymuconolactone decarboxylase family protein, with product MTSDFTKIFEAFMEQSQEMAKAFNPAMANYAKAAGFEDLMPTLSQSFMEMAFGKTLNPEGLDSKTRLLLNIAAMTVLGAQAEPQLKLTIRHALEAGASEREIAEVILQMSMFGGTPAMTKALQIAQSVFTDGGDAASAEDGSQ
- the nuoH gene encoding NADH-quinone oxidoreductase subunit NuoH, whose product is MADFFSTGPGIALIIVAQCLLVIGFVMISLLFLVYGDRKIWAAVQMRRGPNVVGAFGLLQSVADALKYVVKEVVVPAGADKPVFFLAPMTSFVLAMIAWAVIPFNDTWVLSDINVAILYVFAVSSLEVYGVIMGGWASNSKYPFLGSLRSAAQMISYEVSIGLIIIGVIITTGSMNFGNIVRAQDTGWGFFGWYWLPHLPMVFLFFISALAETNRPPFDLPEAESELVAGYQVEYSATPFLLFMAGEYIAIFLMCALTTLLFFGGWLSPVPFLPDGPLWMVAKMAFFFFLFAMVKAITPRYRYDQLMRIGWKVFLPLSLAWVVIVAFFAQFGAFWGAYARWTVGG
- the nuoI gene encoding NADH-quinone oxidoreductase subunit NuoI, whose protein sequence is MTQIDINRAAKYFLLQDFWQGMKLGLKYFFAPKSTLNYPHEKGPLSPRFRGEHALRRYPNGEERCIACKLCEAVCPAQAITIDAEPRDDGSRRTTRYDIDMTKCIYCGFCQEACPVDAIVEGPNFEFATETREELFYNKDKLLANGERWEAEIARNLEMDAPYR
- the nuoG gene encoding NADH-quinone oxidoreductase subunit NuoG encodes the protein MTDLRKIIIDDQEIEVDPAMTLIQACEEAGIEIPRFCYHERLSIAGNCRMCLVEVVGGPPKPAASCAMQVRDLRPGPEGAPPVVKTNSPMVKKAREGVMEFLLINHPLDCPICDQGGECDLQDQAMAYGVDFSRFREPKRAVEDLNLGPLVETHMTRCISCTRCVRFTTEVAGITQMGQTGRGEDAEITSYLNQTLDSNLQGNIIDLCPVGALTSKPYAFTARPWELTKTETIDVMDALGSNIRVDTKGREVMRMLPRNHDGVNEEWISDKTRFVWDGLRRQRLDKPYVRVDGKLKPSTWGEALAKAAEAINGAQKLVGLVGDLAPVEAAFALKGLVEAKGGVVECRTDGAKLPAGNRAAYVGTAAIEDIDAAERILLIGTNPREEAPVLNARIRRAWARGAEVALVGQAVDLTYNYYHAGADRAALEKVVAMGGDAEIKAKASLVIVGQGALQGEDGAAVLAAAQEIAANTESGLLILHTAAARVGAMDVGAVNADGMGAVQGADVIYNLGADELDIAAGAFVIYQGSHGDRGAHRADVILPGAAYTEENGLFVNTEGRPQLAMRAGFAPGEAKENWAILRALSAECGAQLPYDSLAQLRTALIEAVPHLARIDEVIENEGASLSAGKLIAGDFAPAVDSFYLTNPIARASALMGELAALATERAQGKVAAE